A region of Vespula vulgaris chromosome 1, iyVesVulg1.1, whole genome shotgun sequence DNA encodes the following proteins:
- the LOC127061695 gene encoding short-chain dehydrogenase/reductase family 16C member 6-like, which yields MAQVYTGALVIVDVLLMLLKILYCIGEAIYKLFVPTKEKDVTGEIVLITGTGHGIGKELALKYASLGATVVCWDLNQEMNQETVAEIKKMGGTSAYAYKCDVTDREEVLKVAERVKQEVGNVTILINNAGIMPCHSFLDYTPEEIRKIFDVNVLAHFWVLQAFLPSMITKNHGHIVALSSMAGIIGLTNLVPYCASKFAVRGFMEALSEELREYSKGKNLNINFTTIYPYMVDTGLCKKPKIKFSNILAMLPPKEVANLIVKAQRKNYSNISIPRVLLSLNTTFRNFPEKSLHHLIDFIDSGVEVPN from the exons ATGGCTCAAGTGTATACAGGTGCATTGGTCATAGTGGATGTGCTCCTGATGCTcttgaaaattctttattgCATCGGTGAagctatatataaattgttcgtacctacgaaagagaaagacgtcACAGGTGAAATTGTTTTG atTACTGGGACTGGTCATGGAATTGGAAAGGAACTTGCTCTTAAATACGCCTCTTTGGGAGCTACAGTAGTGTGTTGGGATCTGAATCAAGAAATGAATCAAGAGACAGTagcagaaattaaaaaaatgggTGGAACATCTGCTTATGCTTACAA GTGCGACGTCACGGATAGAGAAGAAGTATTAAAAGTCGCCGAAAGGGTTAAACAAGAAGTAGGAAATGTTACAATACTAATTAACAATGCCGGTATAATGCCTTGCCATTCATTTTTGGATTATACACCggaagaaattagaaaaatatttgacgtCAATGTCTTGGCTCATTTTTGG GTATTGCAAGCCTTTTTACCAAGCATGATTACAAAAAATCATGGTCATATAGTGGCACTTTCCTCGATGGCAGGTATAATTGGACTGACTAACTTGGTACCATATTGTGCATCAAAATTTGCAGTTCGAG GTTTTATGGAAGCTCTCAGCGAAGAGCTTCGAGAATACTCTAAAGGAAAGAACTTGAACATAAACTTTACAACTATTTATCCGTACATGGTGGACACTGGTCTCTGTAAGAAACCtaaaataaa GTTCTCGAACATCTTGGCGATGCTTCCACCGAAAGAGGTTGCTAATCTAATAGTAAAAGCACAAAGAAAGAACTATTCAAACATATCCATTCCTAGAGTCTTGCTCTCATTAAACACAACGTTTAg AAATTTTCCTGAAAAATCATTACATCATCTAATAGACTTCATTGATAGTGGTGTAGAAGTACCAAATTAA